tttattccaaggttttacattttttatttatataatattattattggtgTTGTTTCTAATGTTGTTTTTTATTCTGTTATACTGAGAAAATAAACGCTACCtcatattgttatataagtatatccACTTTTGCCTTAACGTCTTGTGTTATATGCTtaagttttaaaattatttatatttcattctaAGGGGAATCTCGTTTAAATGGAATTTTCTACtactaattttaaaaatagtatcgtatttattttatctttatttttgaataatttttatagacatatattcatttctttatttattgtttacattgctttttaatgaatttgtACATAAGtgtaacatatatatcactaagtattttattttctattgaAAATGACATAAAAGGTTAATTTTACATCAAGTGTCTCCTTGAGGTTGATAGGTTATATTATGAGAACTTACTTCACAATTCCTATTTACTACTACATGAAGGTTTTGTAAGGATTCGCTCAATGCTTCTTGAAATTTGTTAagttcaataatttttttttttcgtaaacGATAATATATCCAAGATTTCAGTGGAGTAAACTAcatcaaaatatatgtatatttatttaaaaatataatttttatatgcttataatttttgtgaaaataaattattctatatgtgataaattattattaattttaagtataattcttattgaccttatataaaaaaaatatagtgaAAGACATTAGTAATACGATAGATGTTGTTAAAATGGGAACAAATACGTAATCTACATCTTCTGTAGGTGGTAATATTTGTGTTGAAGTTTGTTCTATTTGTGGTAATATTTTTGGCAAACCTTCGCATGGAGtgaatttattcattttatcatCATATGCATTCTTAAAATTGATTAACTCCTCACAAAAAGGGTCATTGCTATTTTGTTGACATTCTTTgtaattattgttataaaagTTATAACATTCTCTAACACTTTCACAAATATTACCATCGGAGTCATTGTCTTTACCATTAAATGTGCTGAAATTATCATAATAGCTATATAATTGTTTAagtttatttaaaacatcttgatgaataatttttatttcgtcTGTGCATATATTTCCTGTTTTGGACGAAAAATCTCTATATCCCTGAAACCAACttgaattattataattatcatcTGAATTTATCCTATAATTTAAGTATTTACAACGTTTGAAGCTATCGGATTTATAgttttcctttatttcaattaaatATCTACCAACCTCTTGGCATGGTGTAGCAAAATTAGGTTTATTTTGCTCGATTAGAGCACATTTCCTTCCAGGATTTTCACCTTGTACCCCACGCATCCTGTTATAAATATCTAAGATAACATCTTCaaattcctttttatatttaagaaataatgttACGGAATTTTcctgaaaagaaaaaaagtataattttaatatgtaagTGCTCAAAAACATAATTTCATGGAATATATTTCTACATCATTTCTAGAATGGAGGattctttaatataataatacaaataattattataacataaaaatagttATTACATTTTCTGCTGGATCTCCGGATGccattatatataagtatatgtgtCAAAATtggaaataattaaattggTAACATGTTAATTTTagtataagtaaaaataaatatataatatgtttatatgtgacgtattttttttttttcatacatagaattttaaaacataactAAGTAAGtgtttttctatatattttgataatattaaaataacttAATATGCTTAGTACACTACAAATTAAATCCtttaattgaaaatataataattttttgaaaaacagGA
This genomic interval from Plasmodium brasilianum strain Bolivian I chromosome 13, whole genome shotgun sequence contains the following:
- a CDS encoding PIR protein: MASGDPAENENSVTLFLKYKKEFEDVILDIYNRMRGVQGENPGRKCALIEQNKPNFATPCQEVGRYLIEIKENYKSDSFKRCKYLNYRINSDDNYNNSSWFQGYRDFSSKTGNICTDEIKIIHQDVLNKLKQLYSYYDNFSTFNGKDNDSDGNICESVRECYNFYNNNYKECQQNSNDPFCEELINFKNAYDDKMNKFTPCEGLPKILPQIEQTSTQILPPTEDVDYVFVPILTTSIFTPLKSWIYYRLRKKKIIELNKFQEALSESLQNLHVVVNRNCEVSSHNITYQPQGDT